From a single Nicotiana tomentosiformis chromosome 2, ASM39032v3, whole genome shotgun sequence genomic region:
- the LOC104104116 gene encoding glycerophosphodiester phosphodiesterase GDPD1, chloroplastic, with the protein MALKAVHVSDVPNLDQVPEKPSLALYSTRFSQGVEIGRTSFKPSNFLVVGHRGNGMNLLQSSDRRMKAVKENSILSFNSAANYPIDFIEFDVQVTKDDCPIIFHDNFILTQENGTIYERRVTELTVAEFLSYGPQKEESVTGKPLLRKTKDGKIVSWTVETDDSVCTLKEAFEKVNASIGFNIELKFDDHIVYEQDYLVRVLQAILHVISEHAKGRPIIFSSFQPDAALLVKKLQTAYPVFFLTNGGTEIYYDVRRNSLEEATKLCLEGGLEGIVSEVKGIFRNPGAVNKIKGSKLSLMTYGKLNNVPEAVYMQHLMGIDGVIVDLVQEITEAVSNLVKKPEEVEDEILLEGEEKVQNRPQFSQRELSFLLKLIPELIQ; encoded by the exons aTGGCTCTTAAAGCCGTTCATGTTTCTGATGTTCCCAATTTAGATCAAGTCCCTGAGAAACCTTCTCTAGCTCTCTATTCCACCCGCTTCTCTCAAG GGGTTGAAATTGGAAGAACATCGTTCAAGCCATCGAATTTTTTAGTCGTTGGCCATAGAGGGAACGGGATGAATTTGTTGCAGTCTTCTGACCGGAGAATGAAGGCTGTTAAGGAAAATTCAATTCTTTCATTCAATTCAGCTGCTAATTACCCCATCGATTTTATCGAGTTTGACGTTCAG GTGACAAAGGATGATTGCCCCATCATTTTTCACGACAacttcatcctcactcaagaaaAT GGTACAATCTATGAAAGAAGAGTAACCGAATTGACGGTTGCTGAATTTCTTAGCTATGGACCTCAAAAGGAAGAGAGTGTCACTGGAAAACCTTTACTGAGGAAAacaaaagatggaaagattgttAGCTGGACAGTTGAAACGGATGATTCAGTGTGTACCTTAAAAGAAGCCTTTGAGAAAGTGAACGCTTCTATTGGCTTCAACATCGAACTCAAATTTGATGACCACATTGTTTATGAGCAAGACTACCTCGTCCGCGTTCTTCAAGCCATTTTACATGTTATCTCAGAGCACGCTAAAGGCAGACCAATTATCTTCTCAAGTTTCCAGCCTGATGCTGCTCTGCTTGTCAAGAAACTCCAGACTGCTTACCCT GTATTTTTCCTCACAAATGGAGGAACAGAAATTTACTATGATGTTAGAAGGAACTCATTGGAGGAGGCCACTAAACTGTGTTTAGAGGGTGGTCTTGAAGGGATTGTTTCAGAAGTCAAAGGAATCTTTAGGAATCCAGGAGCAGTTAACAAGATCAAAGGGTCTAAGCTCTCTCTTATGACATATGGCAAATTGAA TAACGTGCCTGAAGCTGTGTATATGCAACATCTGATGGGAATAGATGGGGTGATTGTGGATTTGGTTCAAGAAATAACAGAGGCTGTGAGTAACCTAGTGAAGAAGCCTGAGGAGGTTGAAGATGAGATTTTGCTTGAAGGGGAGGAGAAAGTTCAAAATAGACCTCAATTCTCACAAAGGGAATTGTCTTTTCTTCTCAAGCTTATCCCCGAATTGATACAATAA